Within Paralichthys olivaceus isolate ysfri-2021 chromosome 19, ASM2471397v2, whole genome shotgun sequence, the genomic segment ATTAAAGGGGTAGGGAGCTGGAATTACCTTACAACCAGCAGCCCAgttcatatttttatcattgACAAACCTCCTTCACAACTCACTGTCTTGttattgtttgctttttgtCTTTATGGCTTATTACAGATACAAGACACAGAACTGAAGCGGAACCGCACAAGCATCTCACACAACCTCAAATATAAGGAAGAGTGGTTGGAGCAGCTCGGAGAGTTCCAGTGGCAAGATCTTTGAGGCAAACATTGATTTAATTCACATCCTTGTTATTAACATGGAACAGGACATTCTCACAGCCTTCTGTCGgttgttttatgtatttgttccATTACCAATAACATATTTAGGAATAATTTCCCCTTTCCTTTTTCAATCTCTTTCCACCTGTTCTGAGACAATAAAGAAATCTTGATAACCAATATGTTGCTTCAGCTCTGTCCTTGTTCCCCAGATGAGCAAATATGTGTATCTGGTTTTACTGTGTTCACAActctctttaaaaacaaagctATTTAATTTGTATTGCAAGACAAACAACAAGGAGTGTcgaccaaaaagaaaaatatatggACAGGAATTAAAACCACGTGGTTGAGTGCGGGAACGCAGTAGAGGGGGGAATGTTTATAAAGtcataaatgttaatgttaacatgttaTTGCATGTTTATAAAGTCCATGGGCCGTTTCAGAAACAGCGTCACCTCTAGCTCCTCTTGCTCGCTGAAGAATCGAGCTCTGCCCTTGTGGCGGTGGACAGCATTTGGGAGATGGAGACCCAGTTTGTGGATTCGTAGATCAAGGAACTTCTCTTTTACATCCAGGACAACATCTGTTGCTTTTGTGTCTGGCAGTTTGATTTTCACCAGCATGTTGTTTGAATCATAGTCCATGCGTTGTGACGTTCAGTGAACGTGAATGCTATTCCTGTTATCTGATATTACTATTTGATGATAGATTACACGTCTAATTACATTATTTCTAGCGAGAAAAGTGCCCTTTACTTTCACAATCTTCCACCAGTTCATGCTTATGGTATGTATCTTATTAGTTTACTTACTAACTTATTTTTTCAGATCACGCCAGAAAATTGTAGAACTGTAACGTTTTAATCGTCGCTATGGAGTTGCTACGGACTCTGCGATCCAAGAAACGGCGTGGTTGCGTGTTGTTTGAATCGTCGTCCATGCATCGTGACATTCAGTGTGAATGTTCACATGTCTATGTTTTTCCAAGTGGACCAACGTAGCTATTACACGTTTTCAGATGAGACTGGGTTGTTAATCCCAGAAATATTAGCTACTGCTGTTTAATCTCAGATAATAACAAAACGTAGAAACGCGTCACAACTGAAAACACTGCACACTGCTGTTGACACTCTCTTTCCTTGGAGACTAGCAGACTCTGGGGTTGTCACAGTAACCAGTGACATCAACGATGGAAATAAATGCTTCCTTTGGCAGTAAGTGGTGATATCGCTATCACTACAGACAGATCAACAGATCTGTTCAGGTTAAAAACACTCTTGTTTTTCAAGCTTAGGGGTAGTTAGAGTGGTAGCTTGTAGAGGCACTTCCTAGAGGTAACAGAAACTGCCACTGGTATGcgaaggcagctgcctttgttaccacactgtttagATGCAGCTTCCTAGTAAAATGAGCTATCTGGAACACAAACACCTTGATAATCTAAATCATGTCCCAGGGCAGAAAAAAGATGCTATCAATTTACTCTGTCTccaaaacacatctgaacatgCATTAACATTATGTCATGGTCTAAACTCTGCCTACGTAAACTATCTGGACAGAAAGACATTGACACCTTGACACCTCTCTTTGAGAGAGATTCAAAAGAAGTAGGCAGATTTGTGCTGCTCAATTTCTTTGTTTACTTGGTCAAAACATGTCAGAGTTGCCAAACAATCATGCTGTTCTGCAGGGAGAAAATAGTTAGGAGGAAACAGGACTTTTCACAGGAATAGACGAGTCACGACAGCAGTCTCATAATCAACCTCTTGACTTCGGCTACATTAGCagctatgatatctctgatcattcagaataaaataaattctcaaATAAAATTTAAGATGTATCAACTGCTGCAATATCAAtacattaattattaatcagtcatcaatcaatgaaaatgtatttgtatagcctttattcacaaatcaaaatttgtctcatagggctttaacaaaaTGATAggagagtgaggaaaaactaccaaaaaaaaaaaatccttaacagggaaaaaagaatgtagaaacctcaCAGAGAGCCTCTCCTAAGACCTGGTATCAGGTTTGTGTGTTGGGGATAGAAAAATTAAACTGGGCTTTGCCGCAGCAGACTTAGCAGCTTCTCCATTTTGGCTTCTTCGAATTCTGGACCTTTGGGCACCTCCTGACCCTTCTTTACCTTGGGTTTCGTGCGAAGGTTAGGGGAAAGTTTGAAGCTGGTGACGTACCCTCTGTCATCACCCACTGTGATGATGGGATAGGTAGGGTTAAATTCCAGGTGCGTCAACTTCGTCTTTTCATCCACAACAGACTGCTGACAGATGGACTCATATTCGTTGATGCTGAGGTCAAAAACGTGAACCTTCCCATCTGCTGTGACAGCAGCAAATACAGTGGAGGAATATGGAGACCAGGAAACATCCCTGACAGCAGCTCTCAGGTTAAAGGTGAACATGGGCGTATTGATGGTATGGTCCCAGATCTTGACATTCCAGTCTGAACTGCAAGAGATAAAAACCTGTGGGTGGAAGTAGTTCCATTTCACAGTGTCCACTGTCATGCTGTGGGCATTATACGTCTCTAGGAACTGGCTGGAGTAAGTCTTTGAGCACTTATGtattttccctccctctgtgccAACCAGGAAGAGAGAGTCGATCTGTTTGTGGAAGTCAAACGCTCTACCATAAGTGAAGATGGGCAGCTGTGCATCTTCTGGCCCTTCAGATACAGCACCATTCAGTCTGATAATGTCTGTGTAGACCAGCTCATTCTTAACAAGTGTCCAAGACACAACTCGGCCATCAGATGACATAGAATAGAAATTGGTGTTGTTGTCCATGTCATTGTTCTGCCAGCGTACCTGCCAGACAGGGTCAGTGTGCTTACCAGTCTTAGCTATGCTCTTGTGCATGGGCTCCACTCCCTCAATGTTTAAATTGTAGACGGCCACACAGCCATCATAGAGGCCCACCACCACCAGGTTAGAATGCTGCTTGTGGATGTCGAGACACAGGACGCCAGACTTGGTGGGGTAGATGTACTCTGGAAATGATGAGTTCTTCAACGAATACAAGACAACCATGCCACCTTCCTGCTTCCTGGAGTCATACGATCCCATACCCACAGCAAACAGATCCTCAAATTTCGTactccagcagagggcagtgacAGACAGTGTTTTAGCTTTGTCATATTGGAACTTCCACAAAGGGAGAAGGGTGCCCTCCTCATCCCTGAGCTCATCAGAGGCATCTTCAAAGTATTTGAAATTTTGTGCTATTTcatcaaatgtattttgatgGACCATTCTTTCAGACATCTTGACTGCTTTTCCTACTTTGGTGAGGTCTTTGTGCTCCATCAACCATTTTGGTAGTGTGGCTTTCTGCTtctctttattttgttcttgtttttgtgtctcttccATGTACGCATCATAGATCAACCACTGATTAGTAGTGGCAGAGAAGTCGCAGCAAGGAGGACGTACAGTCTGACTGCTTTTTTCCCTTAGTGGGTTATTGAAGGTCTGGGTGACCCTCCCACTGAAGTTGATCTGGTTAGTAATTTTCGGCTGCTTCTTGTCTGTTTTGAGGGCAACACTGTCtggtctttcttcttctccaacTTCCTCCACTGCCCCTTCGTCTTTTACAGGTGTAGCCAGGGTGTCGGTTTTCTCCTCATCAGGTTCTGTTCCTGTTTCCACTGTTACAGCCTCTTCTGGGAGATCCCCCATGGCCCTTAGTCTTCTGGCCTCATCAGAGTTTCGATGTATAAGCCTTCCCTCCAACACAAAGTGAACAGCCATTtgatccacaacaacaggcATGAAGGATTGTTCCTTGAAGCTGTAGCGTACAACATTTTGGGGTGCATTTGGGTTATTGGCATTCAGGATCCTTGTGATTTCCTCATTTAACTCAGCCTCAGTGAGCTCCAGTTGATCTGCAGGTTTAGTAAGTCCTTTACCTTGAGTCTCATCCAAGCCAACACCCTTATCCACATGTTCCTCATCATCCTTTGTCTTTTGTGCAGCTTTGGTTGGCTTCACTGCAGGTACCTTCCGAACAATTGAGctctgtgtaaacacaaacagcaaaaaacTTTATGGCTAAAAGTGATAGTGAAAGATGACATAACACTTACTTAACTAAGTGTAATGCTTTCAAGTAAGTTCAAGATAAGTGCTTGAGACAGAAAATAACCAGCTACAGTTAAATAAACGTATAAATAGATATCATAGATAGACACTCACCTTTCTCACAGAGGTTGTAACCTTGCGTTTCTGCACAGACATCATGACAGGAaccttgtttgttgttttaaacaacAGTTGTTTGGCCAAGGTCTATATTTCCACAAAAAgttataaaagtaaaaacctGTTCTTTGCACTTaatgtatattaaaaaaactgtgtgcctttgttgccacactgtttagagGCAGTTGCCTTTGTTGCCATGCTGTTTAGAAGCAGTTGCCTTTGTTGCCACGCTGTTTAGAAGCAGTTGCCTTTGTTGCCACGCTGTTTAGAGGCAGTTGcctttgttgccacactgtttagaAGCAGTTGCCTTTGTTGCCATGATAGCAAAGGTGCACAGAGATACCACTGCTCATGTAGCAATTTATTGACTACAACTGGACCAAAGTAGATGGAAATACCACAAAGGAACAACGTTTTTAGGAAAGGTAGAACCAGGCACAATCCCATTCGCATTAATTTTCTCTCTAGGCTGAATAAAcatattcaaatcaaatcaaatcaaattttatttgtatagcccaaattcacaaaacacattttgcctcagagggctttacaatctgtacaggtagtgacaccctctgtcctcagACCCTCGGTtcaagtgaggaaaaacttgcccacaaaaaacccatttaacagggaaaagaaggtggaagtgtttttgtgttacaagagagcaaagagagacacacaaaattGTGCTTTCCAATTGCATATAAAccatttacagttttatttactATCTTTGGCCCAAATGTTTTCCTTATGACGGGGTCTCATAAGCATTCTCCAAGGACACTTAGTTAAATACACTAACATCcataagaacatttaaaattgGCTTACTGTTggctaaaatattttttaagagTTCTGAACTTCTATGGTATAAAAGCATCAATGCATATACTagacaaataacaaacaaaGCTGTACACAACAAACAGCTACTCACCTATTACTTGTAAAccaagttttttttacagtgttcaGTATTTATATGGATTTAATTAACTGACAATGACTCCATGGACAGCAATATTTATACAGGCTGGTTTATCCtgttaaaataaagtgaaatgtaCTGATATTAAAGCAAACTGTTTCCTGGTTATCCAGTAATTTCAAGTACATCTACACCAAGTACAACatgactttttgtttttaacaatgGAACCTTAAAAGGGCTACAGAGCTGcaataacagacacaaacagcaggttTTACATGTGTCAAAGATAGCAAAGGTATTTTAATAAGAACTGGGTTAAAGTGACTTTATTcaactatattatatataactatatttaTTAGACTATATTATGACTATtattaaaacatctttaaaGTTCACAAGACACGAACATTAATTGGCTAATGATACATTAATAACAGCTTCTCACCATcatcatttcagacagaggAGTAAAGTCATAGCAAATTTGGGTCTTTTTATGTAACTCATTGAAAAGAAAGCAGGATTTCAGTTTCAGTCATTAAGCATCATGTTCCACTGACATCACTGCCAAGTCCTATGAAATTCATCTGTACCAGGTTGTTGTACATCGTTTTTCAATTCTCTATCAACATCTAAAAATGATGCACTAGCACAGAAAGTAACACCATTCCTTTTGGCATCAGAAACTGGTTACACCACCTTGGTAGTCTTGACATGATTTACCCAGAGACTATTCTGTGGATTGAACAACTGGGTCAGTTACACTTTCAAAGTAGGTCATATGTTGACtgtgtaaaaacacagatgtgcaaataaaatctgtgtgtttattctaCCTCAGCATTTGTTTCTGTGTAGGAATAGACTTTATGCATAAGAACTAGATAGAAGAGAAAGCCTGTAGACACAGACTGAACCCctaactttatttgttttagaAGAAGACAAAACGTTGTGCAATATGTTGCATAGAACATACTTGGCTTTTGGAGATTGAAATGAACAGCAGAGATATATGAAAAAACTACAGCTTGAAATACGCCTTTAGTGTTTCTTTACAGCATGAAGGGAAGGTCCAAATTCTTGGCCCCATCAGTTGATCCTAAACCATGCCAAAATTTAAagggttcctccctgacccacaATACATCATTTCACCTTGGTAATCATCCcattagtttttgcataatcttgcttaatgatagacacacagacaaacaaaaagataacCTCCTTGATGGAGATAATAATGTCATAATTCTAGGTtgaattatcatttttaaattcttcttACACATGAGTGACTTGTAATTTGCTGTGTAACCACATGATGGCGCCACACAGCTACAGCtggctgtgtttttgtgaggcAGCCTCTAGTTTGATGAATCATTAGCATCAGGTAAGGAACTCTTTGTGAAACTATGACTGCAGAGCCTCTTATCTACACTCCCTGCTATTAATACAATAACATCATGCTAAGAATGCATGAATGGGTAATGATACTGTACTTCAATAGGTACAGTTCCAATAGGTTTATATGCAAAATTATGAAATTAGTCACATGTCAAGTgtcctttaaaggtccagtgtgtaagatttaggtgattcattggcagaaattgaatgtaaaataatcctagtgaggTTTTcaatagtgtgtttcatctaaattgtaagaattgttgttttctttaccctagaatagaccctttatatttaaatactttatatttacatcaggaggggggtccttttttacagtagcccaaactggacaaactaaacaccttttgagtttttatgacaactgaaggttaccacaggttctctttcatgtttggaagtggagggtgaggtgagtggtattaagctgcaacatgcaccttcactagatgtcacttaattctacacactgagcctttaacatgtacagctgtctgtctgctgtgagGGAACAATTGAGATTGACACAGAATTTGTGTGTTGGGGTGTTAGTGCTGCAGGGCAGTATGAAAGTTTTAAACGTGAGCAGAGAATATAAGGAGGTTGGATCAGGACCATTCTATCTCACTgctttgtggttgtgttttcttcttctgctagAAAAGTTGCTGAATTAAATATGATGTACCAAGCAGCACTGGGCAATGGAGGCCTCTGAGATGATCAGATAATAATGAGATGTATTTTCTACTAAATATTAACGTTTCACCCCACACAAAAAGTAATGGCTTATATGTTGTTgccttatttatttcattttcgtCCCCTGAAAGAGAGTTTCGTTGCGCTCACCTTAAAGGGCAGTTGAAGAAATATTTGAACAAGCGTGTCAAAACATGTCTAAAactgtgttatttatttttcatttatttattatttcaaccAGGAAAAAGGACCAGATTTAAAGAGTTTGTTGAAGTGGTTCAATTTCAAATTGCAATCAGAAATACATCTGATAATGTCCTAATTGAGCTGAATATGTTAAAGTTTGAATGGAGTCTCCATGTTGCAGCAAGTATCAGTTGTTTAGAATCCAGACAGTGGCAGCACAATAGAAAACTATAATAATACAGCATAATACAACATAAGCTGGCGATCTGTCCAGGGTGGACCCCACCTCTTGCCAAGAGTCAGCTGGCGTTATAGCCCCCTGTGGCCCTCAAAGGATAGATGGTGTAGCTGATGGATGGAGGTTTGGAGGTGATCTGACATTTTTGAAATTCAGTAAGTAAAAATTGTAATCATAGTAAAGCTGACACCATTATCACACCCATCCCAACATATCACCATTTTCCAAGACTATTTTTTTGAGATTAACACAGGGTTAGTTGAATATTAAAGGAAATTACCAGCTAACAAGGACAAATGTGATATCAGATGCGGAGAATATATGAGGACTAACTAATGATTTAAGATTTCTTTCGAATATTTAGTCCTTGGCTCCCGACATCACCGCTCCGTATCAAAAGGGCCCCAACATTAACTAACagcacatttgatttatttttacacagcagctctcctctgtCTAATACCCTCATCAGCATTCATACCTTGCTGTGATGATTCGGGACAATGCTTCTTTATTGAGGAAGTGATCTCACCCTTGAGTGCCAGAATCAGCCTTTTTTACAGCCCATCTCCTCGGGGCCTCATCCATCACCAAGGTGTCTGGGCGACACGGCCACTAGACACATACTAACTCATTTAAGGAGCGGGACGCACGGGGACGTATCACTCAAGATCACTAACTCACTTAGTGACGGAGGATGTGCTGAAAAATCTCCAGCCAGCTCCAAGTCCCTTAGTGAGAGTTTTTGACCACAGGTAAATAAGCAGGTTATTTTGCTCCTGCTGACAGATAAAAAGGGACAAAGGACAAATGGCttcatttgatttttgatttgtctttctattcatccatctttactcTTATATGGTTTTACTGACAGTCTACTCCTCCCATCTCCTGTTCAAAATTAAGATTCAAAATCAATTTTTTCCCGTATTGTACGAACAAATTAAATCACACGCTTCACGTTACAGACAGTAGTGACTGATTGCAGCTGAAGGCAAGCGTGTCCGTCGACTTAACACTTTATCGACTGTAAACTCAATCAAACACCATGTAATCCAAACTAAATATCTGTTTCTCCAATCACCTCCCTTATAAAAATACGGCTCTGCTCCTCAGCCTGAGAAAtttcaaattacattttgaaaatcaacGCTGTAAAACATGGTGTACAGATGGATCCACCTCTAATAAATACTATAATctactttatttattacattttaacatgtatttaagCCTGAGTTCTCTGACGTATTTGGATTTTGGATATTTTGATTAACCTTAATGATAATAAACGTAATGTTATTGTAGCTGAAGTTGCTGTTTTTAGCCCATGTTAAACTGTTTgtaaaacatgttgttttattattatgtttgaaattggaaattgtattattttcgTAACAAACAAACTACATCTGTTGCACTGGGCtcattttcattctcatttGACTTTACCCATTGTGCTGCATCAAGCACTTTGAGCTTCATATGCAGTATTACTTTTATATTATGGCTTCTCACATTGTTTAATTCATCCATTTTCTACATTCTTTTGTGTAACatctttccatttttttaaataatgtcatTTCTAATGTGcaataaagttatttatgaAGCTCCTAAGTTGGTTGTTTTATTATGAAGCATATCTGAAGTGAATTTTAacaagataataataaaacaacatcacacTGATGGAGGTTTTGTAGGAATTTCTTGTTAAATAAAAAGGTATTTCTGTGTTTACTTGAATAAACAGCAGTATGTGAGAGTGTTTATTAAATGATGTTGTCCTTAACACTGATATGAATAATCTAAagattgttttgcttttctttttcatatataCTTTTCTATGAGGTTGCTAGATCAGAAATCTGAAAAAATGTCGTTGTATGGCTGTACCGCCCGGGTAGAGGATGGTATTTGGCACTGAAAACTTGAGGAAAAAAAGCATTACTGAAGAAGGAGTAGATGaaaaaatttgaattttattAACAAAAAGGTACTGCAtgagaaagacaaaacaatcCCTGGGAAAGTACTCAAACTAAATCACactagagacagaaaaagagcaCCAAACTATacacatctgcagcctcaccaCGCAAGCTGCTAACCCCCCCTCATCACTACTGACTGGCATTTGGCTTTATAGCCTCACCTGCCTGGAACCTACCACCTGCACTGGTAAGTATAAGGTGAGctcaacagaaagacaaatagaaaccaCACTCAAGACAAGACCAAGTTTGAAGTCTGGGTTACTGCTGACCTCACAATTCAATCTATCGGCACAAAAACACGAGATACATGCAATAGGTAGGCTAAAGTGTAATTCAATGCAGCATACTTCACCCATTCTCTGTCACTTTGAGTGTGCCCAGCCCCTCCTTTCACAGAGCCCTGATCATGCAAACCTGCTGTCACTCTCCCTGATTGACCTGCTGATCTGAACCCACATacctggaaaaaacaaaaaccagtcaaacagagaaacagcacAAACATAACAGAAGAACTGTtaacacatgcaacacacaacCTGAAAAAGATTATCTACATAATTTATTTgatattcagatttttaaataactgatcAAAGTGAGACATGGCCTagtgaagaaggaggagaaagcacCCTTTTCACAGTCTtaggtttgttttattcaaatgactATGTTGAAGatataaaagttgtttttaataaaacaagtaaaacaaactaaaatatcacTGAAAATCATACTGTATCTCAATTTATCTCTCATCATATAGTATGTCAGCtgagatagatggatggatggacagtaTGTTTGGAGGTGATCTCTTTTTGTTCAGTAAAATTCAGCACGTTTGTAGAAAAGatggacagacaaacaaatggatggagggatggatggatgagtttTGATCACAGTTTTAAATCTCAGTTAATGACTTGTACATGTGAAAACATCTATTGTAACTGACTGTATAAGGATTTGTTCTTGTGAGATTGTGTGATGAATTGGCAGAAAATATGATGGACACAGCTACACAAATTGAAattgttaaatatataaacGGAAGAAATCAGTGTTACAAAATAAGCTAAACAAAAATACCCTTGGATGATTTCACATCGTGTTATAAACAATGTATAAAGAATCCTAATGCTGCCTATAAATGCAAAAAATTGAATAATgacatgatgaaaatgatgaattgGCTGTGACTCCCTCAGCAGGCATCTGGTGACCAGCGCCCCCTGGAGCAACTGTTAGACATCATTATATTACAATTGTTAATTATTAATCTCCATCCAGCTGGGCTCTCGTGGCCTAAATGTGACATAATGGgctttactttgaaatgacAGCCCATTGTCAGACCATGCAGAATACACTGCGTCTACATACCATACCTTTGATTCAAagcccacccccccacccacccgaCACCGCTTCTCTTTATCCAGAAAGATGACACTCGGGCATAATATGAGCTTTTCATTATGGGGAACATCTTTATTGCCCAAGAATCCACCTGAGAATGAAATAGCACGGCACAACTCATCCAAAACAAAGCTTATTTGCATCTTTAAACATCTCTGTTGGCATAGGACATGACTTATATACAGCAAAATGTACAgaacatacatttaaaactgcCATATCGCTGCGCTCATCAAAAAATATGCATTGAGGAGTAAAATAAGGAGCACAGCTATTTGTTGAATTGTACTGAGATTCCTTCCTTCCGAGTTTAATCCCTTCATTTAATATGTGCAGCAAAGGACACATTTTCATATAGAACTACtcttcacacaaaacacactaggTTAGCAAAGCGCCATCACCAGTTTACCCCAAAACGTTGTGGCTAAAAGCAAAAATAGTGCACAAATTTCATACTACACATCGATTTCTACCATAGAATGGACACAGAGCGCCTCCCAAAATCCAGATTATACAGTATGGCAGCCATTTTATTACATAGTTAAAGTTATATCTATGGGTCTACACATCCCTACGACATTATGGATCTTCAAGTTCAA encodes:
- the LOC109632430 gene encoding dynein axonemal intermediate chain 1-like isoform X1, producing MMSVQKRKVTTSVRKSSIVRKVPAVKPTKAAQKTKDDEEHVDKGVGLDETQGKGLTKPADQLELTEAELNEEITRILNANNPNAPQNVVRYSFKEQSFMPVVVDQMAVHFVLEGRLIHRNSDEARRLRAMGDLPEEAVTVETGTEPDEEKTDTLATPVKDEGAVEEVGEEERPDSVALKTDKKQPKITNQINFSGRVTQTFNNPLREKSSQTVRPPCCDFSATTNQWLIYDAYMEETQKQEQNKEKQKATLPKWLMEHKDLTKVGKAVKMSERMVHQNTFDEIAQNFKYFEDASDELRDEEGTLLPLWKFQYDKAKTLSVTALCWSTKFEDLFAVGMGSYDSRKQEGGMVVLYSLKNSSFPEYIYPTKSGVLCLDIHKQHSNLVVVGLYDGCVAVYNLNIEGVEPMHKSIAKTGKHTDPVWQVRWQNNDMDNNTNFYSMSSDGRVVSWTLVKNELVYTDIIRLNGAVSEGPEDAQLPIFTYGRAFDFHKQIDSLFLVGTEGGKIHKCSKTYSSQFLETYNAHSMTVDTVKWNYFHPQVFISCSSDWNVKIWDHTINTPMFTFNLRAAVRDVSWSPYSSTVFAAVTADGKVHVFDLSINEYESICQQSVVDEKTKLTHLEFNPTYPIITVGDDRGYVTSFKLSPNLRTKPKVKKGQEVPKGPEFEEAKMEKLLSLLRQSPV
- the LOC109632430 gene encoding dynein axonemal intermediate chain 1-like isoform X2; protein product: MPVVVDQMAVHFVLEGRLIHRNSDEARRLRAMGDLPEEAVTVETGTEPDEEKTDTLATPVKDEGAVEEVGEEERPDSVALKTDKKQPKITNQINFSGRVTQTFNNPLREKSSQTVRPPCCDFSATTNQWLIYDAYMEETQKQEQNKEKQKATLPKWLMEHKDLTKVGKAVKMSERMVHQNTFDEIAQNFKYFEDASDELRDEEGTLLPLWKFQYDKAKTLSVTALCWSTKFEDLFAVGMGSYDSRKQEGGMVVLYSLKNSSFPEYIYPTKSGVLCLDIHKQHSNLVVVGLYDGCVAVYNLNIEGVEPMHKSIAKTGKHTDPVWQVRWQNNDMDNNTNFYSMSSDGRVVSWTLVKNELVYTDIIRLNGAVSEGPEDAQLPIFTYGRAFDFHKQIDSLFLVGTEGGKIHKCSKTYSSQFLETYNAHSMTVDTVKWNYFHPQVFISCSSDWNVKIWDHTINTPMFTFNLRAAVRDVSWSPYSSTVFAAVTADGKVHVFDLSINEYESICQQSVVDEKTKLTHLEFNPTYPIITVGDDRGYVTSFKLSPNLRTKPKVKKGQEVPKGPEFEEAKMEKLLSLLRQSPV